One window of the Acidimicrobiia bacterium genome contains the following:
- a CDS encoding tyrosine-type recombinase/integrase, which produces QLLFPAPEGGPVRLSLWRRRFWAPAVRAAGVEPLRIHDMRHTAVALWIAAGASPTDIASRAGHTSVAVVLDRYGHLLPGTDDRVNDALDVLANGSARAMDARWNRAGR; this is translated from the coding sequence CAGCTCCTCTTCCCCGCACCGGAGGGCGGCCCTGTACGTCTCTCGCTCTGGCGCCGGCGCTTCTGGGCCCCGGCCGTGCGCGCAGCCGGCGTCGAACCGCTGCGCATCCACGACATGCGCCACACCGCGGTCGCGCTCTGGATCGCCGCGGGCGCGAGCCCGACGGACATCGCGTCACGCGCGGGCCACACGTCCGTCGCGGTCGTCCTCGACCGGTACGGGCACCTGCTTCCGGGCACCGACGATCGCGTCAACGATGCGCTCGACGTGCTCGCGAACGGCTCGGCGCGCGCG